A portion of the uncultured Fibrobacter sp. genome contains these proteins:
- a CDS encoding FISUMP domain-containing protein produces the protein MRTLNKNNLVARSLSLPKGLATAAVSISLFLAACGDDNKNAGGTVEDQEVIAISDKTVSGVSQKGPFVNGSSVTVQELDGETLAQTGNSYEGKIKNDMGEFSVKVAKLASQYALLKANGFYRNEVSGEKSKSQVTLYALTDLSNRDEVNVNLLTHLEYERSLYLAADDSVTVSVAKKQAEREVLASFGIDGDFKSAEDLNIFGEDEGAAALLAISVLMQGDLNEADFSERLADYAADMETDGKWDDSKTATEIADWAAAKSLGQSLSYIREKITNWGLSADVPAFEKYVDNFWWQNYGLGTCNKKREGEVKKNENALSRNYSTYFICESGAWRVAYDTEYDTYQQKCDKDGKIVFGNVNKDYAYDCDVQRWRHASNVESALGGCVEKRFGKVAETEGVYYICQKREWRKAADIEKDTYGWKTGNDADVKYGDVVKTNCYVFEDSVWRSGESTDCSLGLRGCTALRQDTVGKVGSTYYICKSSKWVEASAIEYDTYRWAAGKDGDSKPGSVNTANCYVYENKTWRSGNKTDCSLGLRGCTTLRQDTVGKGKDDVWYKCVSQTWRAATNIEKDTATWGVGEFNGEVRTGQINKNIYYIYETDKKIWRNATTLEKDTYDHENNKDWEDGVDGEIKKGSVTNTIYVFDATAWRAANNIEEVLGGCVAAIQDSVGKVGDVYYICNPRKWNIATTLQYDTYKQECSEFGQIVHGNINADYVYFCYGEEWKRFYGNESISYGKLEDERDGRIYRTVQIGDQTWMAENLNLADESIYPSMIGKNWCMANLDSCEKYGRYYMWSAAIDSIYWAEKGETCGYKEFDYYEDNELLKMCRLPKQVKGICPSGWHLPSQEEWSVLKNYVNDDSKTLLAKGIIKSWRFATDDYGFSVLPGSFYHSSYGYMGFEEARILSSDIAVDPTSACVSGYVHCANAVDWYINQGMIDISGIGMDSYEPVRCIKDEE, from the coding sequence ATGAGAACTCTCAACAAAAACAATCTTGTTGCTCGGTCCCTGAGCTTGCCGAAGGGCCTTGCAACAGCGGCAGTCTCAATCAGTTTATTCCTTGCCGCCTGCGGAGACGACAACAAGAATGCCGGCGGTACGGTTGAAGATCAGGAAGTCATCGCAATTTCCGACAAGACCGTTTCGGGCGTATCGCAGAAAGGCCCGTTCGTAAACGGTTCCAGTGTAACTGTACAGGAACTTGATGGCGAGACTCTCGCGCAGACCGGTAACAGCTACGAGGGTAAAATCAAGAACGATATGGGCGAATTCTCGGTGAAAGTGGCAAAACTCGCTTCGCAATATGCACTTCTTAAAGCGAACGGTTTCTACCGCAACGAGGTTTCTGGCGAAAAATCTAAATCGCAAGTGACACTCTATGCGCTTACCGATTTAAGCAACCGCGACGAAGTGAACGTGAACCTGCTCACGCATCTGGAATATGAACGTTCGCTGTACTTGGCTGCAGACGATTCCGTGACGGTTTCCGTAGCCAAAAAACAGGCAGAACGCGAAGTGCTAGCGTCGTTCGGAATAGATGGAGATTTCAAAAGCGCTGAAGATTTAAACATCTTTGGAGAAGACGAAGGCGCCGCCGCACTCCTAGCCATAAGTGTTCTTATGCAGGGTGACTTAAACGAGGCGGACTTCAGCGAACGCCTCGCCGACTATGCAGCCGATATGGAAACAGACGGAAAATGGGACGATTCCAAAACGGCAACAGAAATCGCCGACTGGGCCGCAGCCAAAAGCCTAGGCCAGAGTTTGTCTTACATACGTGAAAAAATTACAAACTGGGGCCTTTCCGCCGACGTTCCTGCCTTCGAAAAATACGTCGATAATTTCTGGTGGCAAAACTACGGTCTCGGCACCTGCAACAAAAAACGCGAAGGTGAAGTAAAGAAAAACGAAAACGCACTCAGTCGAAATTACAGCACCTACTTTATATGCGAAAGCGGTGCTTGGCGCGTTGCGTACGATACGGAATATGACACCTATCAGCAGAAATGTGACAAAGACGGAAAAATTGTTTTCGGCAACGTGAACAAGGATTACGCCTACGATTGCGATGTCCAAAGATGGCGTCATGCCAGCAATGTGGAATCTGCATTAGGTGGCTGCGTTGAAAAAAGATTTGGCAAAGTTGCGGAAACAGAAGGCGTTTATTATATCTGTCAAAAACGCGAATGGCGTAAAGCGGCTGATATAGAAAAAGATACCTATGGTTGGAAAACTGGTAACGATGCCGACGTGAAATACGGAGATGTCGTTAAGACGAATTGTTATGTTTTCGAAGATTCGGTTTGGCGCAGTGGAGAATCTACAGATTGTTCACTTGGCTTGCGTGGTTGCACTGCTTTGCGGCAGGATACTGTAGGCAAGGTCGGCTCGACCTATTACATATGCAAATCGAGCAAGTGGGTCGAAGCGTCCGCCATTGAATACGACACATACCGCTGGGCGGCAGGAAAGGACGGCGACAGCAAGCCCGGCTCTGTGAATACTGCCAACTGTTATGTCTATGAAAATAAGACATGGCGCAGCGGAAACAAAACCGATTGTTCGCTCGGACTGCGGGGCTGCACCACGCTAAGGCAGGATACCGTTGGCAAGGGAAAAGATGATGTTTGGTACAAGTGCGTATCGCAAACCTGGCGTGCTGCAACCAACATAGAAAAGGATACCGCGACTTGGGGTGTCGGAGAATTTAATGGTGAAGTTCGTACAGGGCAAATAAACAAAAACATCTATTACATTTACGAGACTGATAAGAAGATTTGGCGAAATGCTACCACTTTAGAAAAAGACACCTACGACCATGAGAATAATAAAGATTGGGAAGATGGCGTTGATGGCGAAATAAAGAAGGGCTCAGTAACGAACACTATTTATGTATTTGATGCGACTGCATGGCGTGCTGCTAACAATATTGAAGAAGTGCTAGGCGGATGCGTTGCTGCTATACAAGATTCCGTTGGTAAAGTAGGCGATGTGTATTATATCTGCAATCCCCGCAAGTGGAATATTGCGACTACATTACAGTATGATACATATAAACAGGAATGCTCTGAATTTGGTCAAATTGTTCATGGAAATATAAATGCTGATTACGTCTATTTCTGTTATGGTGAAGAATGGAAACGATTCTACGGAAACGAATCTATTTCATATGGAAAATTAGAAGATGAGCGAGATGGACGAATCTATCGAACGGTTCAAATAGGTGATCAGACGTGGATGGCGGAAAATTTGAACCTTGCTGATGAAAGTATTTATCCAAGTATGATAGGAAAAAATTGGTGTATGGCAAACCTGGATAGCTGCGAAAAATATGGACGTTATTATATGTGGTCTGCGGCTATAGATTCTATATATTGGGCGGAAAAAGGTGAAACTTGCGGCTATAAGGAGTTTGACTATTATGAGGATAATGAGTTGTTGAAAATGTGTAGATTGCCCAAACAGGTGAAAGGTATATGCCCAAGTGGGTGGCACTTGCCGAGTCAAGAGGAATGGTCTGTTTTAAAAAATTATGTAAATGATGACAGCAAGACTCTTTTGGCTAAAGGAATAATAAAGAGTTGGAGATTTGCTACAGATGATTATGGTTTTTCTGTTTTACCAGGAAGTTTTTATCATTCTTCATATGGATATATGGGTTTTGAGGAGGCGCGTATTTTAAGTTCTGATATAGCCGTTGATCCTACGAGTGCGTGTGTTAGTGGATATGTGCATTGCGCGAATGCAGTAGACTGGTATATAAATCAGGGTATGATTGATATTAGTGGTATAGGAATGGATTCTTATGAACCTGTTCGTTGCATCAAGGACGAAGAATGA
- a CDS encoding TIGR02147 family protein yields MAPIIEYIDYRKYIRDFYDERKARVGFSWATFAKLANISSPVFLQYVCEGKKNLSESTAPQVAAAMRLAGFEATYFQLLVQYDNAKNIEGKKKTLEAITELAKIHKVRSVAADEFEFFRSWKNALIRELAPAMPEATPRQIASATRRRISTSEVGDILEFLQQAGYLEKDENGNFRQIDRSLKMSPSSIRRTIAHDLQLQMAELAVDALKNESAYGRNITGLTLGITHENYDRIVAELAECRRRIVAIASETDQTDEVYRLNMQLFPLTNLSEKMHRTCHPEQVKLREGTHTPRHPERSLKGEVEGSLDKVYKESNPSNKRRKK; encoded by the coding sequence ATGGCACCGATTATTGAATACATAGATTATCGGAAATATATCCGAGATTTCTACGACGAGCGCAAGGCTCGCGTCGGGTTTTCTTGGGCTACATTCGCGAAACTTGCCAATATTTCGTCGCCGGTGTTTTTGCAATATGTATGTGAAGGCAAAAAGAACCTGAGCGAAAGCACGGCACCACAGGTCGCCGCAGCCATGAGACTTGCAGGCTTCGAAGCAACCTATTTCCAGTTACTCGTTCAATACGACAACGCCAAAAATATCGAAGGCAAGAAAAAGACACTTGAAGCCATCACCGAACTCGCAAAGATCCATAAAGTGCGTAGTGTCGCTGCCGACGAATTCGAGTTTTTCAGGTCCTGGAAAAACGCGCTCATCCGCGAACTCGCCCCCGCCATGCCAGAGGCAACGCCAAGACAAATCGCAAGTGCAACACGGCGCCGCATATCGACTAGCGAAGTAGGCGACATTCTCGAATTCCTGCAACAGGCTGGCTATCTCGAAAAAGACGAAAATGGGAACTTTAGGCAAATCGACCGCTCACTAAAAATGAGTCCGTCTTCCATCCGTCGCACCATCGCCCACGACCTTCAACTCCAAATGGCAGAACTCGCTGTAGACGCCTTAAAGAATGAAAGCGCCTATGGTCGAAACATCACAGGACTTACGTTAGGCATCACGCATGAAAACTACGACCGCATTGTCGCAGAACTTGCCGAATGTCGGCGTCGAATCGTAGCAATAGCCTCCGAAACCGACCAAACCGATGAAGTTTACCGTCTGAACATGCAACTGTTCCCTTTAACGAACCTAAGCGAAAAAATGCACAGAACCTGTCATCCTGAGCAAGTGAAGCTCCGCGAAGGAACCCACACCCCCCGTCATCCTGAGCGAAGCCTGAAAGGCGAAGTCGAAGGATCTCTAGATAAAGTTTACAAAGAAAGCAACCCCTCTAACAAACGGAGGAAAAAATGA
- a CDS encoding CotH kinase family protein yields MGYWAKVISATALLASFSLAQTYDLPIVFIDTKGECLDQNVTEKIPATMKVLDGATNNVADSAKGTRYDIGIKVRGQSSAKFPKPGYSIEVRDEKGEGMDVSLFGLPPADDWVLHGPYVDKSMMRNALAHWLFRQAGHYSPRTRHFDLYINGVYRGVYVLIEKIKRGKYRVNVSKLKETDISGDDVTGGYIWAFDKTGTNTGGMGMEDINKEGFSTADGLNVIMHYPKKENLQTQQQAYLKKYLEDLENLFKNGRNGSGYENYVDMTSALDYVLHEEVTNNSDSYWCSFFLHKPKDSKGGKVTLGPAWDFNLAMSNGGGMGSTSTDGWQIENPQKQGQGGMMMMGGGLKAPNWLIGMWKDSHYQSELKKRWAELRSGVWHTKTMDAYLDSMKVYITKAADRNFKRWPNLGQGSGQGDPDPEPMKYCNNQNQGGQNQNPWGMWGGGMGGGITMGGNNASTWDGEFEHLRKKMKERMQWMDRQLGFTEPAQPIVTEPVIHDPDWQMDTVTQSNYRNVQMENLSRLSPTNYFTVNGEYLEIQTDLGGTLALLDLNGSVLYKTRIQKGLTSMKVPAKAKNKLWIATLNGKMMSH; encoded by the coding sequence ATGGGCTATTGGGCTAAAGTCATTTCTGCCACGGCGCTATTGGCGTCTTTTTCGCTTGCGCAGACCTACGATCTGCCGATTGTGTTCATTGATACCAAGGGCGAGTGTCTCGACCAGAATGTGACCGAGAAAATCCCTGCCACCATGAAGGTTCTAGATGGTGCCACGAACAATGTGGCCGACAGTGCCAAGGGTACCCGCTACGACATCGGCATCAAGGTTCGTGGGCAGTCTTCGGCCAAGTTCCCGAAACCGGGTTACAGCATCGAAGTCCGCGACGAGAAGGGCGAGGGCATGGACGTAAGCCTGTTCGGCCTCCCTCCAGCTGACGACTGGGTCTTGCACGGCCCGTATGTCGACAAGAGCATGATGCGCAACGCCCTTGCCCATTGGCTTTTTAGGCAGGCAGGGCATTACAGCCCCCGCACCAGGCATTTCGACTTGTATATCAACGGCGTGTACCGCGGCGTCTACGTGCTCATCGAAAAAATCAAGCGCGGCAAGTATCGTGTAAACGTGAGCAAACTCAAGGAAACCGACATCAGTGGCGACGACGTGACTGGCGGCTACATCTGGGCTTTCGACAAGACGGGCACCAATACCGGTGGCATGGGCATGGAAGATATCAACAAGGAAGGTTTCAGCACGGCTGACGGCCTGAATGTCATTATGCACTACCCCAAGAAGGAAAACCTGCAAACTCAGCAGCAGGCCTACCTGAAAAAGTACCTGGAAGATCTCGAAAATCTGTTCAAGAACGGCAGGAACGGTAGCGGCTATGAAAATTATGTCGATATGACTTCTGCGCTCGATTACGTGCTGCACGAAGAGGTCACCAACAACTCCGACTCCTACTGGTGCAGTTTCTTCTTGCACAAGCCCAAGGACAGCAAGGGTGGCAAGGTGACTCTTGGCCCGGCTTGGGACTTTAACCTCGCCATGAGTAACGGTGGCGGCATGGGCTCGACATCGACCGACGGCTGGCAAATCGAGAATCCTCAGAAACAGGGCCAAGGTGGAATGATGATGATGGGTGGTGGCCTGAAAGCTCCGAACTGGCTTATCGGTATGTGGAAAGATAGCCACTACCAGAGCGAACTGAAAAAGCGCTGGGCGGAACTCCGCAGCGGTGTATGGCATACCAAGACGATGGATGCGTACCTGGATTCCATGAAGGTCTACATCACCAAGGCGGCTGACCGCAACTTTAAGCGCTGGCCTAACCTGGGGCAGGGTAGTGGTCAGGGGGATCCCGATCCGGAGCCGATGAAATACTGCAACAACCAGAACCAGGGTGGCCAAAACCAGAACCCGTGGGGAATGTGGGGTGGCGGCATGGGTGGTGGCATCACCATGGGTGGCAATAATGCAAGCACTTGGGACGGCGAATTTGAACACCTTCGCAAGAAGATGAAAGAAAGAATGCAGTGGATGGACCGGCAACTCGGATTTACCGAACCTGCGCAGCCCATTGTGACTGAGCCCGTGATTCATGATCCGGATTGGCAGATGGATACCGTAACGCAGTCAAATTACAGGAATGTTCAGATGGAAAATCTGAGCAGACTTTCTCCGACGAATTACTTTACCGTGAACGGGGAGTATCTTGAAATCCAGACGGACCTGGGTGGAACATTAGCCCTTCTCGACTTGAATGGTTCCGTTCTGTACAAGACCAGAATCCAGAAGGGTCTCACGAGCATGAAGGTTCCTGCCAAGGCAAAGAACAAGCTCTGGATAGCCACTCTTAATGGCAAGATGATGAGCCACTAA
- a CDS encoding YgcG family protein: MFSTKRLFIRIALLCLSLTLGVTAETSTDTQRYPQKPAESQIYDDNHLLNASETGLFNNLAVEFFQKTGIELTCVLMDDIGHVNLFEKGDLYAKNTADQWELGKKNGDGIMIFVSQKQRWKNIVVTPGIENIYSEKTLAKVQQKTLLPAFREYNYGEGILSLSYALAQMGAKAKGIKLDIDEAPYKLHENSVPALMILFILFVFFLLLMAKFSGGRGNGILWFLFGGAIKNKKKDEPETGFSGGFGSSPRGFGGGFGGGLGGSFGGSSFSGESRNGFGRRNSW; encoded by the coding sequence ATGTTTTCTACCAAGCGACTTTTCATTCGTATTGCACTTTTATGCCTGAGCCTTACTCTCGGAGTAACGGCAGAAACATCTACAGATACCCAAAGATACCCGCAAAAGCCAGCCGAAAGCCAAATTTACGACGACAACCACCTGCTTAACGCATCCGAGACAGGCCTTTTCAACAATCTTGCAGTAGAGTTCTTCCAAAAGACGGGTATCGAACTTACCTGCGTACTTATGGACGACATCGGGCACGTGAACCTGTTCGAAAAGGGAGACCTGTACGCCAAGAATACCGCCGACCAATGGGAACTCGGCAAAAAGAACGGCGACGGGATCATGATTTTCGTTTCGCAAAAACAACGCTGGAAAAACATTGTCGTGACCCCCGGCATCGAGAATATCTATAGCGAAAAAACTCTCGCGAAAGTTCAGCAAAAGACGCTTCTTCCTGCCTTCCGCGAATACAACTACGGCGAAGGAATCCTCTCCCTTTCGTACGCGTTGGCGCAAATGGGCGCAAAGGCGAAAGGAATAAAGCTCGACATCGACGAAGCCCCCTACAAGCTCCACGAAAACAGCGTCCCCGCGCTCATGATTCTCTTTATCCTGTTCGTTTTCTTCCTGCTGCTCATGGCAAAGTTCAGCGGCGGGCGCGGAAACGGAATTCTCTGGTTCCTGTTCGGAGGCGCCATCAAGAACAAGAAAAAGGACGAACCCGAGACCGGATTCAGCGGCGGATTCGGAAGCAGTCCACGAGGTTTCGGAGGAGGCTTTGGCGGCGGACTCGGTGGAAGTTTCGGAGGCAGCAGTTTCAGCGGAGAAAGCCGTAACGGTTTCGGGCGGCGCAATTCCTGGTGA
- a CDS encoding alpha/beta hydrolase produces the protein MNEKWLWLPDFASDLGLWEDDLVGVAPAADHVFVPYEKMANSLDDLYGLEDMSSASTVAAWGLGAFALLKNAAHRPKRQQWVLLSPFADFCSEDSEWTTENLSFIAHQTLTAIDATVNAFFELLEDELGEWQDDWLKKAKSMDPASLRLGLDYMAKNRIDSPVKTDGDIRVLFGRLDKAILPAMTLALKDFLPQAEFKERPKAGHWPPMLLF, from the coding sequence ATGAATGAAAAATGGCTTTGGCTCCCGGATTTTGCATCGGATTTGGGACTGTGGGAAGATGATCTGGTCGGCGTTGCCCCCGCTGCAGACCATGTTTTTGTGCCGTACGAAAAGATGGCGAATTCCCTGGATGATCTTTATGGGTTGGAGGACATGTCGAGTGCGTCAACCGTGGCCGCCTGGGGGCTTGGCGCCTTTGCCCTGCTGAAAAATGCGGCGCATCGCCCGAAACGGCAACAGTGGGTGTTGCTTTCGCCGTTTGCCGATTTTTGTTCCGAAGATAGCGAGTGGACGACCGAGAACTTGTCCTTTATTGCGCACCAGACCCTTACGGCGATCGATGCGACCGTCAATGCTTTTTTTGAATTGCTTGAAGACGAACTGGGTGAATGGCAAGACGACTGGCTGAAAAAGGCCAAAAGTATGGACCCGGCGTCTTTGCGCCTTGGGCTTGATTACATGGCGAAAAACCGTATCGATTCTCCGGTAAAGACGGACGGTGACATTCGTGTCCTGTTTGGACGCTTGGACAAGGCGATTTTACCTGCGATGACTTTGGCTTTGAAAGATTTCCTGCCGCAGGCGGAATTCAAGGAACGTCCCAAGGCCGGGCACTGGCCTCCGATGCTACTCTTTTAG
- the rsmI gene encoding 16S rRNA (cytidine(1402)-2'-O)-methyltransferase, protein MHTLYIVATPIGNMEDITYRAVRILKEVPLVLAEDTRHTRVLFDNFGINTPMEPYHDFNKEKVTPRYVEYLKNEGDIALVSDAGTPGVADPAFNLVRECVREGIDVRAVPGACAMITALVSSGMPTDHFSFQYFSPKKSAQRIHLLEKLKDEEATQIFYASPHNIDKFVEEIGQVFGEIKIALMRELTKKFEEHLIGTPSEVTAHFKAHPPKGEFVLIFNPQDKSGL, encoded by the coding sequence ATGCATACACTATATATAGTTGCGACCCCTATCGGGAACATGGAAGATATCACTTACCGAGCCGTGCGGATTCTGAAGGAAGTTCCGCTGGTGCTTGCCGAAGACACTCGCCATACGCGGGTGCTGTTCGATAATTTTGGCATTAACACGCCCATGGAGCCTTACCACGATTTTAACAAGGAAAAGGTGACGCCCCGGTACGTGGAATACCTGAAGAACGAAGGGGATATTGCGCTGGTGAGTGACGCGGGAACGCCCGGTGTTGCAGACCCTGCGTTTAACTTGGTTCGCGAATGTGTGCGAGAAGGAATTGACGTGCGAGCCGTTCCTGGGGCCTGCGCGATGATTACGGCGCTGGTTTCGAGCGGTATGCCGACGGACCATTTCAGCTTCCAATATTTTTCGCCGAAGAAGAGTGCGCAGCGCATTCACCTCCTCGAAAAGCTCAAGGACGAGGAGGCTACGCAGATTTTTTACGCGAGTCCGCACAATATCGACAAGTTCGTCGAGGAAATCGGCCAAGTTTTCGGTGAAATCAAAATTGCACTGATGCGTGAACTCACCAAGAAGTTCGAGGAACATCTGATCGGGACTCCGAGCGAGGTTACGGCGCATTTCAAGGCGCATCCGCCCAAGGGTGAATTCGTGCTGATTTTCAACCCCCAGGACAAGAGCGGGCTCTGA
- the lnt gene encoding apolipoprotein N-acyltransferase, giving the protein MLERMKSLLKALPKIYWIYVAVLLVAEVVVFALRPDTPGLYTMHLQWLPLALALPFLIFRGIRQNFKRMLYAFALLSFLFLSLDYCIGDLAGAGHAGLIQVVLAFCPIGLFWLILFAIWNFSHLRNRDSLVALLLSSFGWGLYAFAYPPMPLGPAALLLLVPWFIVLNRYTRGQAMFATFWSGMLYNAVNYYWIYNVMHVETAPSGLILFGLILLIAFFSAYNTLAGFAYTLANSAPRKFRPVFLLLYPVFYAGLEMTRTYGDFAFPWSHLGYVFGNHLELIQMLSYIGIFGYTILVVGSNQAVAHVFCRAQSLKKSIPVLALPAVIFVVLLVQGCVVLSRPEAEPFYGTEREENPDIALVQPSIQQGAKWSKERFDAIVNKTLGMVNDSVKEGADLIVLAETAVPDHIRRQPRVIDRLHRVADRQKAQILTGALDYKRNPRGSARRFDIYNASFLFTPGDDRFPERYVKKHLVPFSERIPFDEVFPILNYVDLGEGDFVAGHETPVYGPFNWTPYICYDAIFGDLVREAIRSGSRLMVNITNDGWFGRSSAPYQHLNLIRYRAVESGMPVARLANSGVSVFIDQYGHFDGNTEIFTDRVIQRKVPLRTRDTVYTHIGDAVEMMLLGFGVLYLVLVLLVAGLQARRARKAAIA; this is encoded by the coding sequence ATGCTTGAAAGAATGAAGTCGCTGCTGAAAGCGCTCCCGAAAATCTACTGGATTTATGTAGCGGTCCTTTTGGTTGCAGAAGTTGTCGTGTTTGCCCTCCGGCCCGATACGCCGGGGCTTTATACGATGCACTTGCAGTGGTTGCCGTTGGCACTTGCCTTGCCGTTCCTGATTTTTAGGGGTATCCGTCAGAATTTCAAGCGAATGCTCTATGCATTTGCTCTACTTTCGTTCCTGTTCCTTTCGCTAGATTATTGTATAGGTGATTTGGCCGGTGCGGGGCATGCGGGACTTATCCAGGTGGTTTTGGCGTTTTGTCCGATAGGACTTTTCTGGCTGATTCTGTTTGCGATTTGGAATTTTTCCCATTTGAGAAATCGCGATTCGCTCGTGGCGCTTTTGCTTTCTTCTTTTGGCTGGGGGCTTTACGCATTTGCGTACCCGCCGATGCCGCTTGGCCCTGCTGCCCTGCTGTTGCTGGTGCCGTGGTTTATAGTCCTGAACCGTTACACGCGCGGACAGGCGATGTTTGCGACCTTCTGGTCGGGCATGCTTTACAATGCGGTCAACTACTATTGGATCTATAACGTGATGCACGTGGAAACGGCTCCTTCGGGGTTGATTCTTTTTGGTCTGATTTTGCTGATCGCCTTCTTTAGCGCCTATAACACCTTGGCGGGCTTTGCCTATACGCTCGCAAATAGTGCTCCGCGAAAGTTCCGCCCCGTTTTCCTGCTGCTTTATCCGGTGTTCTACGCAGGTCTTGAAATGACGCGTACCTATGGCGACTTTGCATTCCCGTGGAGTCATCTGGGATATGTATTCGGAAACCATCTGGAACTGATCCAGATGCTTTCGTATATCGGCATTTTCGGCTATACGATTCTGGTGGTGGGCTCGAACCAGGCCGTGGCGCATGTGTTCTGCAGGGCGCAGAGCCTGAAAAAGTCGATTCCGGTTTTGGCGCTTCCGGCAGTCATTTTTGTGGTGTTGCTTGTGCAGGGATGTGTCGTTCTTTCAAGGCCCGAAGCAGAGCCTTTCTACGGAACGGAACGTGAAGAAAATCCAGATATCGCCCTGGTGCAACCGAGCATTCAGCAGGGCGCCAAGTGGAGCAAGGAACGCTTCGATGCCATCGTGAACAAGACGCTCGGCATGGTGAATGACAGCGTCAAGGAAGGCGCGGACTTGATTGTCCTGGCCGAGACTGCAGTTCCTGATCATATTCGTCGCCAGCCAAGAGTGATTGACCGACTTCATCGGGTGGCGGACCGCCAGAAGGCCCAGATTCTAACAGGGGCACTTGACTACAAGAGGAATCCTCGGGGAAGTGCGCGGCGCTTTGACATCTACAATGCCTCGTTCCTCTTTACTCCGGGGGATGATCGTTTCCCGGAACGTTACGTCAAGAAGCACCTGGTGCCGTTCAGCGAAAGAATTCCTTTCGACGAAGTCTTTCCTATCTTGAATTATGTGGACCTAGGGGAAGGCGACTTTGTGGCGGGGCATGAAACTCCCGTTTATGGGCCGTTCAACTGGACTCCTTACATTTGCTACGACGCCATTTTCGGTGACTTGGTCCGCGAGGCGATTCGCAGTGGTTCTCGCTTGATGGTAAATATCACGAACGACGGCTGGTTTGGGCGGAGTTCTGCACCGTATCAGCACTTGAATCTGATCCGCTACCGTGCAGTAGAAAGCGGAATGCCTGTGGCGCGTCTTGCGAATAGCGGTGTTTCGGTGTTTATCGACCAGTATGGTCACTTTGACGGAAATACTGAAATTTTCACCGACCGCGTTATCCAGAGAAAGGTTCCTCTCCGGACGCGCGATACGGTTTATACGCATATCGGCGATGCGGTAGAAATGATGCTGCTCGGTTTCGGCGTGCTGTATTTAGTGCTAGTCCTGCTGGTGGCCGGGTTACAGGCGAGAAGGGCGCGTAAGGCAGCCATCGCCTGA